A stretch of the Campylobacter sp. 19-13652 genome encodes the following:
- a CDS encoding phosphomannomutase/phosphoglucomutase, which translates to MIKQIFREYDIRGIYKSELNESSVKAIGLALGRVMMAKGTKTLSVGHDARTHARQIFSWLVSGLNLAGLKVYDIGLVPTPVGYFSVFTGRFDANVMITGSHNPKEYNGFKITIGTDSYFGEDLQLLYKDVAWLMDKNEMIPDDESAIKFDIKSEYVNYLKEQFSHLFALDLDIVIDCGNGAAGEVVTELVKGLNLKAKVLHPEPDGEFPNHHPDPSEKENLVDLQRYLDNNKAELGFGFDGDADRIAVLSKDKNIKGDELAYLYSLAMKNPRILGEVKCSQNIYDALNKRGSKSFMGKTGHSNIKKAMKELDIDLAAEVSGHIFFKERYFGFDDAIYAMLRVLELVYNGINLKAELDKLPIVYSTDEIKFQASEESKFKIIKQLKQQLENGQISLPQIKEVIDIDGVRVRFERGWALVRASNTTPVIVMRFEADTKALCDELAMKFVSAVKAIKEQL; encoded by the coding sequence TATAAGAGGCATTTACAAAAGCGAACTAAACGAGTCAAGTGTAAAGGCAATAGGGCTGGCTCTTGGACGTGTAATGATGGCAAAAGGTACTAAAACTCTAAGCGTAGGGCATGATGCTAGAACACATGCTAGGCAGATTTTTAGCTGGCTAGTTAGCGGACTAAATTTAGCTGGGCTTAAGGTGTATGATATAGGATTAGTGCCTACACCGGTTGGCTATTTTAGCGTATTTACGGGTAGATTTGACGCAAATGTGATGATAACTGGCTCACACAATCCAAAAGAGTACAACGGATTTAAAATCACCATAGGCACGGATAGCTATTTTGGCGAGGATTTGCAGCTACTTTATAAAGATGTTGCTTGGCTAATGGATAAAAACGAGATGATACCAGACGATGAAAGCGCGATTAAATTTGACATAAAAAGCGAGTATGTAAACTATCTTAAGGAGCAGTTTAGCCATCTTTTTGCACTTGATTTAGATATTGTCATAGACTGCGGAAATGGAGCTGCTGGCGAGGTTGTTACAGAGCTTGTAAAGGGGCTAAATTTAAAAGCAAAAGTACTGCATCCTGAACCAGATGGGGAGTTTCCAAACCACCATCCAGATCCTAGCGAAAAGGAAAACTTAGTAGATTTGCAACGCTATTTGGATAATAATAAAGCCGAGCTTGGATTTGGATTTGATGGGGATGCTGATAGAATAGCGGTGCTAAGCAAAGATAAAAATATAAAAGGCGACGAGCTAGCCTATCTTTACTCCCTAGCGATGAAAAACCCTAGAATTTTAGGCGAGGTAAAATGCTCGCAAAATATCTACGACGCGCTTAATAAAAGAGGCAGCAAGAGCTTTATGGGAAAAACTGGACATAGCAACATCAAAAAGGCGATGAAAGAGCTTGATATAGATCTGGCCGCAGAGGTAAGTGGGCATATATTTTTTAAGGAGAGGTATTTTGGGTTTGATGATGCGATATATGCGATGCTTAGGGTACTTGAGCTAGTTTATAATGGCATAAATTTAAAAGCCGAGCTTGATAAACTGCCGATAGTTTATAGCACCGATGAGATTAAATTTCAAGCGAGTGAGGAGAGTAAATTTAAGATAATAAAGCAGCTAAAACAGCAGCTAGAAAACGGTCAAATAAGCCTACCGCAGATAAAAGAGGTCATAGATATAGACGGTGTGAGAGTACGATTTGAGCGAGGCTGGGCGCTTGTAAGGGCGAGTAATACAACACCTGTGATAGTCATGCGATTTGAGGCTGACACGAAAGCACTTTGCGATGAGCTAGCAATGAAGTTTGTAAGTGCTGTAAAGGCGATAAAGGAGCAGCTATGA
- the msrB gene encoding peptide-methionine (R)-S-oxide reductase MsrB: MNVANERKICLAGGCFWGVQGYFNRINGVLKSEVGYANGEGMAYYEGLKSSGHAEVIMLTYDSNILSLAEILYRFISIIDPTSLNRQGNDIGTQYRSGIYYENKSDLTVIKAVLDTIKDKFNVPIMIECKRLENYTKAEEYHQNYLDKNPNGYCHINIFSANEPLFITQKFKIYDDLKSRLSPLEYSITQQNDTEQAFTSPLYEEKSEGLYVDITSGEPLFSSMDKFNSGTGWPSFTKPISTTSLAYFEDFTHGLKRVEVRAKRSNSHLGHVFDDGMASRGGLRYCINGASLNFIPKNSLKELGYAEFEPFLMK; encoded by the coding sequence ATGAATGTCGCAAATGAGAGAAAAATATGCCTAGCAGGTGGGTGCTTCTGGGGCGTGCAGGGATATTTTAACCGCATAAACGGAGTGCTTAAAAGTGAAGTTGGCTATGCAAACGGCGAGGGTATGGCGTACTACGAAGGGTTAAAATCCAGCGGACACGCTGAAGTAATCATGCTAACATATGATAGTAATATCTTAAGCCTAGCTGAAATCTTATACCGCTTTATATCCATCATAGATCCAACCTCACTAAACCGCCAAGGCAACGACATCGGTACGCAATATCGCAGTGGCATATACTACGAAAACAAAAGCGACTTAACCGTAATAAAAGCAGTCCTTGACACTATAAAGGATAAATTTAACGTACCAATTATGATTGAGTGCAAAAGGCTAGAAAACTACACAAAAGCCGAGGAATATCATCAAAACTACCTAGATAAAAACCCAAATGGATACTGCCATATCAATATTTTTAGCGCAAATGAGCCGCTTTTTATCACGCAAAAGTTTAAAATTTATGACGATTTAAAAAGCCGTCTAAGCCCACTTGAATACAGTATAACGCAGCAAAATGACACCGAACAAGCCTTTACTAGCCCACTATACGAGGAAAAATCAGAAGGGTTATACGTCGACATCACAAGCGGCGAGCCACTATTTTCTAGCATGGATAAATTTAATAGTGGCACAGGCTGGCCTAGCTTTACAAAGCCCATTAGTACGACATCGCTGGCTTATTTTGAGGATTTTACGCACGGCTTAAAACGTGTGGAGGTAAGAGCAAAAAGAAGCAACTCCCACCTAGGACACGTCTTTGACGATGGGATGGCTAGTAGGGGTGGCTTGCGGTACTGCATAAATGGGGCTAGCCTTAATTTTATCCCTAAAAATAGCCTAAAAGAGCTAGGATATGCTGAGTTTGAGCCGTTTTTAATGAAATAA
- a CDS encoding efflux RND transporter periplasmic adaptor subunit, whose protein sequence is MQKKYKYSIIALLIAGAGFGTYKTYFDKEQKIIYITQKAEKGTLVKKVEASGEIYATELVDVGAQVGGQIKKLYVKLGDHVKKGDMIAEIDSSTQQNTLDNKKAQLAIYEAQLNSARVAQNTAQDKFNRANSLLNKGASSQQSYDEAKSALAAANASVKELEAQVKQAKIALSTAQIDLGYTKIKAPRDGEIVSVRVEEGQTLNSAQTAPTIVNIADLSHVKMKIQIAEGDITKIKVGAHVSYSILSEPNKTFEARISSIDPALTTLSDGSYSSTSSSSSTSAVYYYAQSIVDNSAGLLRIGMSTQNSIDIAKADDAIIIPTLAIKREGDKKFVSVLKAGDIVEKREVKTGISNNLSTQILSGIVAGEAVITGFGSEEEIASMVEKAKR, encoded by the coding sequence ATGCAAAAAAAATACAAATATTCAATCATAGCGCTACTCATAGCTGGGGCTGGATTTGGGACTTATAAGACATACTTTGACAAGGAACAAAAAATCATATACATTACCCAAAAAGCAGAAAAAGGCACTCTCGTAAAAAAGGTAGAGGCTAGCGGCGAAATATATGCGACTGAGCTAGTAGATGTCGGAGCACAGGTTGGAGGACAGATAAAAAAGCTCTATGTAAAGCTAGGCGATCACGTCAAAAAAGGAGATATGATAGCTGAAATAGATAGCTCTACCCAGCAAAATACGCTAGATAATAAAAAGGCTCAGCTTGCCATATACGAAGCGCAACTAAATAGCGCAAGAGTGGCGCAAAATACGGCGCAAGATAAATTTAACCGAGCAAATTCACTGCTTAATAAAGGAGCAAGTAGCCAGCAAAGCTATGACGAGGCAAAATCAGCTCTAGCTGCTGCAAACGCAAGTGTAAAAGAGCTAGAAGCACAGGTAAAACAGGCTAAAATAGCACTAAGCACAGCTCAAATCGACCTAGGGTATACAAAAATAAAAGCACCAAGAGACGGCGAGATAGTATCAGTACGCGTAGAGGAAGGACAGACACTAAACTCAGCGCAAACTGCTCCAACCATAGTAAATATTGCAGATTTAAGCCACGTAAAAATGAAAATCCAAATAGCAGAGGGCGACATAACCAAAATAAAAGTGGGCGCACACGTAAGCTACTCGATACTAAGTGAGCCAAACAAGACATTTGAAGCTAGAATTAGCTCCATCGACCCAGCACTTACCACCCTAAGTGATGGCTCATATTCAAGTACCTCAAGTTCTAGCTCAACAAGCGCAGTGTATTATTACGCCCAAAGCATAGTTGACAACTCAGCAGGACTTCTTCGAATAGGCATGAGTACTCAAAATAGCATAGATATAGCAAAGGCTGATGATGCGATAATAATCCCAACTCTAGCCATAAAACGAGAAGGGGATAAAAAATTTGTAAGCGTACTAAAAGCTGGCGACATAGTTGAAAAACGCGAGGTAAAAACAGGCATAAGCAATAATCTAAGCACTCAAATTTTAAGCGGCATAGTAGCGGGCGAGGCGGTTATTACTGGATTTGGCAGTGAGGAAGAGATAGCCTCGATGGTAGAAAAGGCTAAAAGGTAG